The Halorubrum salinarum genome segment CCTCTCGATCCTCGGCGCGGTCGGCATCACCCTCGGAAGCCTCGCGTGGTACCTGGCGTACGCGCGCTCGCGGACCGCTCGCACCGGCGCGCTGGCGACGTTCCTCGACAGTGACGCCGACGCCGCGGAGCCGCCTGACGAGGCCGCCACCGCGGAGCAGCGAGACGACTGAGCCGCGGCGACCGAGACTGGGACGAGGCCGTCCCGGAGTGGTCCGGTCGCCTCCCGTCGCGCGGAAAACCTATTACGCGGGTCTCGCTGATCGGCCCATGGAGTCGCTCGCGGCGCTGCTCCTCGTGGTCGTCGGGGTCCCGCACGCGGTCTGGCCGTTCGAAGCCGCGAAGCTCCGCGAACGGATCGACGCCGTCGGCAGCCGACGGTCCGGGTCCGAGAGCGAACCGAAGGAGTGGGCGGGGAGGCTCAACCGCGTCCTCGGAGCGGGGCTATCGCTCGTCGGCGTCGCGCTGCTGATCGTGGCCTGAAAACGGGCGCCCCGCGCCACCGCGCTTACTTGAACCGGAACGTCTCCAGGTTCTTCGGCGCGAACGTCCGCATGTTGTAGTCGTGGTACAGCGACGACGAGAGGTCCTGGACCGAGCTCTCGTCGCCGTGGACGCACAGCACCTTCTCCGGGCGCGGGTTCATCGTCTTCACGAAGTTCTCTAACCCCTGCCGGTCGGCGTGGCCGGAGAAGCCGTCGACGACCTCGGTGTCCATCTCCAGGGTGAGCGTGTCGCCGCGGCTCCCGCCGCCCCAGCCGTCGACCGGGATCTCGTCCCAACCGTTCTGGATCCGGCGGCCGAGCGTCCCCTGCGCCTGGTAGCCGACGAAGACGAGGTTCGAGTCCGGGTCGGGGCCGATGTGGCGGAGCCACGACATGATCGGCCCGCCCTCGATCATCCCCGACGTGGAGATGATGATACACTCGTCGCCGTCGGCGACGTCCTGCCGCTCCTCCTCGCCGCCGTCGATGTGGTTGAACTGGTCGGCGAGGAACGGGTTCTCGTCCTCGTGGAAGATGCGGTCGCGGAGGTCGTCGCGGAGGTACTCGGGGTAGGTGGTGTGGATCGCCGTCGCCTCCCAGATCATCCCGTCGAGGTGGACGGGCATCTCCGGGATCTCGCCCTCGCGCATCGCCTCCTCCAAGACGAGCATGATCTCCTGCGAGCGCCCGACGGCGAAGGCGGGGATGACGACCTTCCCGCCCTGCTCGTACGTCTCGTTGATGACCCGCTTGAGCGCCTCCTCGGAGTCCTCCTGGTCGGTCTGGTAGTCGTTGCGGCCGCCGTAGGTGGACTCTAAGACGAGCGTCTCGACGCGCGGGAAGTCGTTGACCGCGCCGTTGAACAGCCGCGTGTCCTCGTAGTGGATGTCGCCGGAGAAGGCGACGTTGTAGAGGCCGTCGCCGATGTGGAAGTGGGTGACGGCGCTGCCGAGGATGTGGCCCGCGTTGTGGAAGGTGAGCTTCACGTCAGGCGCCACGTCGGTCACGTCGCCGTACTCCAGCGGGATGGTGTGTTTGATCGCGTCGCGGACCTGCGCCGACTCGTACGGCGGCGTCCGGCCGTCCTTCGCCGCCACGTCGAGGTAGTCGAGCGTGAGCAGGCCCATCAGGTCGCGCGTCGGCTCCGTCGTGTAGATGGGGCCGTCGTAGCCGTACTTGAACAGGAGCGGGACCAGCGCCGAGTGGTCGAGGTGGGCGTGGGTGAGCACGACCGCGTCGAGGGTCGCGGCGCCCGCGCCGAGCGCCTCGGGGACCTGGAGGTACGGCACCTCGCCCTCGGCGCCGGGCTTGTCGCCGCAGTCGATGAGGATCCGGGTCTCGGGCGTCGAGAGGATGAAGGCGGCGCGGCCGACCTCGCGACAGCAGCCGAGCGTCGTGATCCGGACCCACTCGTCGTCGGACATCTCCTCGCGGTGGATCTGCCGGCCGACGCGTTCGAGGATGTCGCGGCGCTCCTCGCGCTCGTTCTTCAGGAAGCCGCGGACGTTCGAGACGGTGGAGGACTCGATCGGCGGCGTCCGAACGACCTCGGGGGTCCAGCCGACTTCCTGGGTGATCTCGCGGAGGGTCGAGCCGCGGCGGCCGATCACCATGCCGGGCTTCTCGGCCTCGATGACGACCTCGCCGGTGTCCTCGTGGAAGTCGAGGTCCGTGACGCCGGCCTCCTCGGGGATCACCTCGCGGACCTGGTCCTCCGCCCGTGCCGGCGGCGAGAGGGCGCTCGGGTCCGGTCGGACCGTGATCCGCTTGCGGAGCTTCGAGGCGAGCCGCCGGATGAGGTCGCCGTCGCCGGCGAACCGCTTCGGGTCGCGCGTGTACACGACCAGCTCCGGCCCCTCGTATTTCACGTCGGTGACCGTGATGTCGTTCGGAATCTCCTGTTCGATCTCTGATTTCAACGTATCGAGCTGCTTGTCGACTTGACTCATATCTCACTGCGGGTCGTCGGGGCCGCCGTCGTCGTCGAATCGCGTCGCGCGGCGACTCGGCGCCGATCGATCGACCGTGACGGGGTAGGCATAGTGGAAGTACTGTCCGTACTGGTTCCGTACGCGGGAACAGCCAGCGAAAACCCGCTTGGATCACGGTACTGCCCCGCCGTTATAAAAGCCTTCGCAAAGGGCAAGCCCTGGCCGGCCCAAGTCGAGCTATGCGCGTCACGCCGCAGACGGTCCGCGACGAACACGCCTGGGTCCGCGACCGCGCCGACGTGGTCGTTCCGATACTCAACGACACCCGCGACCGCCTCGGTCGCCTCTTCGAGACGGAGGTGGACGCGGTCGCGCCGGACGCGTACCGCCGCGAGGTCGACGCCGTCTTCGCCGACGGCGAGGTCGCGGTCAACGTCGCGGGCTGCGTCGCGCTCTTACGCGACCTCGACGTCGAGGGCGACTACCCGGGCTTCGTCGTCGACGAGGTGCTGGGCCGCGAGCTGGCGGCGACGATCGCCGGCGGGCGCCCGCTCTCGCTGCTCGCGCAGGCGACGTTTCACGTCGCCGACCTCTACGTGGACCGGGACGTGACCGCGGATGAACCGGACGAACCCGGCGCCGGCACAGCGGGCGCCGACGACCTCGATGCCGCGCTCGCGGCGGGGTTCCAGACGCGGCTGCCGGGCTGGGACTGGCGGGAGGGAACGAGTCCGTTCGCGGTCAACGCGGGGGGTAGCGGGTGACCGGCGCGCGACCGTCTACGACGTGACGTTCCTGACGAGGCCGTACACCCGGTCGAGCAGCGCGTCGGGGACGAACCGCGCGAGCACGCCGACGCGGGCGACCGTCCCGGGCTGGACCCGCGCGGGGGGCTGGGTCGCGCTCGCGGCGTCGTAGATGGCGTTCGCGACGAGCTCCGGCTCCACGGCGCCGGGGCCGTCGCCGCCCATCAGCTTCGCGTCCTCGAACATCGCGTAGAACGCCTCGTAGGCGTCGGTGCGCTCTATCCCCTCGCGCTCCTCGGGGTCGGCCTCCCGCTCCGCGCGCTCGGAGAAGTTCGTCTTCACGGGGCCGGGCTCGACGACGACCACGTCGATGCCGAGGTCGGCCACCTCGTTGCGGAGCGCGTCCGACATCGCCTCCAGGGCGAACTTCGAGCCGCTGTACACGCCGCCGCCGGGGATCGACACCCGGCCCGCCACGGAGGATACGTTGACGATGGTCCCGTCGCGCTCGCGGCGCATCGCGGGGAGGACCGCGCGGATCAGCCGGTGCGGCCCGTACACGTTCACGTCGAACTGGTCGTGGACGCGGTCCGTGGTGACGTCCTCGACCGGGCCGAACTGGCCGTAGCCGGCGTTGTTGATCAGGGCGTCGATCGCGCCCTCCTCGTCTAAGATCCGCTCGACGACGCGGTCGATGTCGTCCTGATCGGTGACGTCGAGCGTGGCGAGCTCACAGCCCGCCTCGCCGAGCGCCTCGACGTCCGCCGGGTTCCGCGCGGTGGCGTACACGGTCCATCCCTCGTCGAGGAACGCGTGCGCCGCGGCGCGGCCGATGCCCGAGGAACAGCCGGTGATGAGTACCGTCTTCTGCACGCGTCTCCGGTCAGTCTCCGACGGCATAACTCTCCCGACCGATGGCGGTCGAGCCGGCGACGCGCCGGCCCTCGCGCCCGCGGCGACGACGACTTACTCCTCGTCGCTCTCCGCGTCGTCGTCCGCCTCGTCCTCGTCCTCGTCGGTCGCGAGGAGGTCTCGCTCGTCGAGGATCCCCTCGACCTCGTCCGCGGGTAGCTCGCCGTACTGCGGGTTGTCGACGGTGATCGTCGCGACGCCGACGCCGTCGGGCTCCAGTTCACCGTCGTTCGACTGCGCGAGGGTGTCGAGCGCGAGCCCGACCGCCTCGTCCGTCGAGATGCCCTCCTCGTACTCCGCTTCGAGGTAGTCGCGGAGGTCGTTGCGGTCCGAGCCGATCGACAGCGCCTGCCACTCGTAGGGGGTGCCCGAGGGGTCGGTCTCGAAGAGGCGCGGCTCGCCGTCCTCGATGCCGCCGACGATGAGCGCGACGCCGAACGGGCGCGCGCCGCCGACCTGCGTGTACTGCTGAATGTGGTCGGTGATGTTCTTCGTCAGCGTCTCGATGCCGACGGGCTCGCCGTAGCGGAGCTGGTTGATCTGCGCCTGCCGCCGCGCGAAGTCGATGAGCTGGCGCGCGTCGGCGACGTGGCCGGCGCTCGCGACGCCGACGTGGTCATCGGCCTTGTGGAGCTTCTCGATGCTCTCCGGCTCCATGAGGGGGGAGCGGGCGCGCTTGTCGGCCGCGAGGACGACGCCGTCCTCGGCGCGGACGCCGACGCTCGCCGTCCCTCGCTTCACCGCCTCCCGGGCGTACTCGACCTGGTAGAGTCGGCCGTCCGGAGAGAAGATTGTGATGCCGCGGTCGTACGCCTGCTGTTGGGATTGGCCCTGCATGATATCACTCGGTGTCGAACGTCGTCGCGCCGACGCGACCCGACTCGGTCCGCACGTCGCACGCGTCTCCGCGCACGGTCGCGGTCCGCTCGGCGCCCTCGAACGCGACGTCTCGCTGTGTCGAACTGGCGGTCGCGCGACCCATATATCTTTCTTCACAGGCACGCACCGTCCCCGAAATCCCCCTGACGAGGATCCCGACCGGCTCGCCGTCGACCTCGCTCACGCAGGCTATCGCGGCGCGAGCGTCGTCGACGTGGCCGTGTCTGACGCGGACGACGGCCTCGCCGCTCCCGTCCGCGTGGTCGAACGACAGCAGCGTGAGGTCGGCGTCGGCGCTGCCGGCGTCGCCGAGCAGGTTGCCGGCGCTGTACCACAGCGCGCGCTGGAACGCCCGCCGACCGACCTCGGCGCCCGCCCACGACTCGATGCCGACCGCGACGTACCGCCACCGCGGCCGCAGGTGTTTCGGGAGGTGCTTCACGACGGCCCCCTCACGCCGGGAGCTCCCGGATCCGCTCGGCGACGATCACCGCCACCTGGTCGTGGACGCGCTCGACCGCGGTCACCGCGAACCCCTCGGCCGTGAACGCCTCGACGAGCGTGCCGACGGTCGCGGGGTCGTCGACCTCGGGGCTGTAGAACGGCTCGTCGGGGTCGGGCGCCTCGAAGAAGGCCACGTCGCCGAGGACGATCCGGCGCGCGCCCGTCTCGGCCATCACCCGGATCGCCTCGTGCTTCTCGTCGTCCGCGAGGTGGTGGAGCGCGAAGTTCGAGGTGACGACGTCGACCCCCTGCTCCGGGTCGACCTCGGGGTCGCGGAACTCGCCGTACGCGAACTCGACGTTGTCGAGCCCGCGCTCGTCGGCCTTCCGACGGCCCTCGTCCATCATCCCCTCGCTGATGTCGCGGGCCAGGACGCGCTCGGCATCCTCGGCGACCGCGAGCGCGATAGCGCCGGTGCCGGCGCCCAGGTCAAGGACCACGTCGTCCGGCTCCGGCGACGCGTGGTCGATCACGAGGCTCGCGCAGGCGTGGTACTCCTCGCTCTTCGAGTCGTCGTACTCCGCGGCCTTCTCGGAGAACCGCTCCGCGTGTTCAGCGACCGTCTTCTTCATACCTGCCACGTCGGACCCCCGGCTCTATGAAGCCCTCGGAGCGGCGCTCGCGGTTGCGGTCGACCAGGTCGCCCCACGCCCGGAGCCCCTCGCGGACGGCCTCGGCGTCGAACCCGATCGCCTCGCCGACCGCGACGAGTTCGCGCGGCGCGCGGAGTTCCAGGTGCGACCGGGCGTTCGCGCTCACGACGTACGGCGCGTCGTAGTGGCCGACGATCTCGCGGAGCTTCCGGAGGTCGGCGAGCGCGCGGACCCGCTTTCCGCCGGTCTCGCGGAGCGCCGGCCCGAAGTCGAACTCGACGTGGACGCCGTTGTCGCGCGCCGCCTTCGCGAGGACGTGGTTGAAGTCGCCGCCGGCCGCCATGGGGCGGACGAGCACGTCGACGCGCGGCTGCTCGACCGCGAACCGGTTCAGCGCGTCGTCGCCGCCGACGACGCAGACCACCGTGCGGTCCGAGCGGTAGTTCCCGACCGCCCCGGAGGCGCTCGTCGGGTCGTCGGCGTCGACCTCGACCGCGTCGACCACGTCGATCCCGTACTCCTCGCCGATGGCGGCCGGGTCGCGGACCGGGCTCTCGGCGCGGCCCGTTTCGACCGACCCCCTCGCGTCGGCGGCCGCGGCGGAGCCGTCGTCGGCCGGGTCCAGCGCGTCGCGCGACCGCACGACGATCCCGTCGTAGCCGTGTCGCGCGGCGGTCGCCGCCTGGCGGGCGGCGGTCGCCTCCCCGTCGGGGGCGGCGTGAACGGCCTCGTACATGCGCCCTCATTTCGCGGCCGCGCGTATCCGCGTTGCGTTTTTCGGCGCTCCCGCCCCGTCGGCCGGTCACCCCTCTCCGGTGGACTCCTCCTCCTTCTTCCACTCGCGCCTGGGATCTTCCCCGGTGAACCACGTCGCGACGCCGTCGGGGTCGTCCTCGCTGAACGCCCGTCGCCGCCCCCACTCGACGACCGCCTTGGCGAGCGTGATCGGGAGGAGGTACGGGAGGAGGACGGCCCCGACGCCGAACGCGTCGCCGACGCGGTCGAGCAGTCCGGGGGCGAGGGCGCCCTCGACGACGAAGATGCCGAACGTGACCGGGACGACGGTCAGCATGCCGATGACGACGTAGAAGAAGACGACGCGCTGGGCGGCCTCGACGACCATGTACGGCGACTGCTCCTCGTAGGCGCGCTCGGCGAAGAACTCCCGGCGGACCTCCGCGACCTGCGCGCCGCAGACGCCGAGCGTCGCGAGCGCGACCGTGGGCGTGAAATACGAGAGCGCGTCCCAGCCGACCGGCACGAGCGGGAACAGGAGGAAGGCGAACACCCCGAGCGAGCGGCGGACGACGCGGAAGTTCCGCGGGTAGATCGGCGGGAGCCACGAGACGAGGCGGGTCGGCTCCGGCTCGCGCTCCCACACCTCGTCGCGCTCGGCGTCCTCGTCGTACCCGGTGATGTAGAACGAGCGGTCCTCCAAGACGATCGGTCGCTCCGCGAACATCGCGGCGGCGGCGTGCGCGAGGACGAGGACGGCCACCTCGATCCAGTACACCGCGAGCAGTTCGCCGACGCGCCAGCCGAAGGCGACCACGCCGGCGAGCGGGAGCAGGTTCGTCGCGACGACGAGCGCGAGGGCCGAACGGCTCCCCGCCGGAGGGCGAGTGCGGGGGTTCATTCGGATCGATCAACGGACGAGCGGTAGGTAAACGCTCCGGCGACCCCGACACGTCCGTGCCGTCGCCCCGCCCGACCCGGCCGCTTTTGTCCGCCCGCCGGGACACTCGCGTATGGCCGCCGACCTAGAGGAGAAGACCGACCGCTACGAGCGGATGCTCGCGGACGCGCTGGCGGTCGCGGAGCCCCGGCCCCCGGCCGACACGCCGCTCGGCGAGGCCGCCGCCGACGTGACCGAGATGGCCGAGTCGTACCTCGACGACGGGCGCCACTTCCGCGCCGACGGCGACCCGGTGAACGCGCTCGCGTCGTACTCGTACGGCTACGGCTGGCTCGACGCCGGGGTGCGGCTCGGGCTGTTCGCGGTGCCCGACGACACCGAGCTGTTCACGACGTGAGGCCGCGACCCGGCGCCCGGAGCGCTCACGAGGGACGCGCTTAAGCGGCGACGGCCGCCACTGATGGCATGGACGAACTCGCGGACCTGACCGAGCGGCTCGTCTCGATCCCGTCGCACGAGGACGAGACCGCCGCCGGCGACGCCGTCGAGGAGTGGCTGCGCTCGGAGACGGACGCGACCGTCGAGCGCGACGACGCCGGTAACGTCCTCGCGTCCACGGGCGCGACCGACAATCCGGACGCCGACTCGCTCGCGCTCGTCGGCCACCACGACGTGGTCCCGCCCGCGCCCGAGCAGACGACCGGCGACGGACTCGACGGCGACTACGTCGTCGAGCGCCGCGGCGGCCGGATCTACGGCCGCGGGACCGCCGACATGAAGGGGTCGGTCGCGGCCGCAATGTGCGCTTTCCGGGACGCGACGCCGCCCGCGGGCCGAGAGCTGATATTCGCCTCCTTCGTCGGGGAGGAGGTCGGCGGCGAGGGCGCGAGACACGCCATCGACGCCGGGTTCGCGCCGGACCGGGCGGTCGTCGCTGAGGGGTCGACGAACTACTCGAAGCCCGGCGTCACGGACGTGGTCGTCGCGCACCGCGGGCGCCGCGGCTCGCGGCTCGTCGCGCGCGGCGAGGCCGCCCACGCCTCGGAGCCGGAGGCGGGGGAGAACGCCATCTACCGCGCCTGCGACGCGATCGACGCGGTCCGCGACCTCGACGCCCCGCGGGCGACGGTCCTCGGCAACGACGTGTCGGGGTCGCTCGCGGTCACGATCGTCGACGGCGGCGAGACGTGGAACGTGATCCCGGAGCGCTGCGAGGCGACGGTCGACGAGCGCACCGTGCCGGGCGGCCGCGCCGACCTCGCCGGCGTGGCGGACGCGACGCCAGGCGTCGAACTCGTCGTCGACCAGGACCTCCCGCCGATGGCCTGCGGCGACGCCGCGTTCGCGGACGCCGCGCTCGACGTCGCCCGCGAGGTCCACGACGACCTCGGCCTCGACGCGCCCGAACACGTCACCAAGCCGCACGCGACCGACGCGGGGTGGCTCGCGGAGGCGGGCACCGAGTGCTTGGTGTGCGGCGCCTCCGAGCCCGGCGAGGCCCACACCGACACCGAGAGCGCGAGCCTCGACGCCCTCGACCGCTGTTACCGGATCTACGCGGGCATCGCCGAGCGGGAGCCGTAGCCGCCGCCAGCGCGGCCGCGAGGGACGACGTGCGGCGGCGTTCGGACCGCCTCGCGCGGCCCCGTATGGAAGGGGTTTTATGCGCTCCGCGGAAAGTGTGCGCCACTATGGGAGACAAGTCGAAGGCTCAAAAGAAGCGTCTGGCGAAGGCGGAGCGCCAGAACACCCGCGTCCCCGCGTGGGTCATGATGAAGACTGACATGAACGTGACGCGAAACCCCAAGCGGCGCAACTGGCGCCGGAACGACCTGGACGAGTAAATGTCGACGAACGACTTCGAGGAGCGCGTCGTCACCGTCCCGCTCCGCGACGCCAAAGACAAGCCCGTCCAGCAGCGCGCCGACTACGCCATGAAGATCACGCGGCAGCACCTCGCGAAGCACTTCTCCGTCGACGAGGGCGACGTGATCATCGACGGCTCCGTCAACGAGGCCGTCTGGGCGAACGGGCGACAGAACCCGCCCAGCTCGGTGCGGGTCCGCGCGGCTCGGTTCGTCGAGGACGGCGAGCCGGTCGTCGAGGCGGAACACGCGGAGTAACGTGTTACGGGCGACCTTCACCGGCTCGTCGTACGTGGGCGTGTTCGCCCGCGCCGTCGACGACCTCCTGCTGGTCCGGCCGGACGTCGACGAGGGGCTCGCCGAGGACCTCGCGGCAGAGCTCGGCGCCGAGCCGCTGCCGACGACAGTCGGCGGGTCGAACACGGTCGGCGCGCTCGCGACGGGCAACGAGAACGGCGTCCTCGTCTCTGCGCGGGCGACCGAGCGCGAGAAGGACCGGATCGCCGACGCCGCCGGCGTTCCGGTCCGAGAGCTCCCGGGCGAGATCAACGCCGCCGGGAACGTCGTCCTCGCGAACGACTCCGGCGCGTACGTCCACCCGGACCTCTCGCGCGAGGCGGTCCGGACGGTCGCCGACGCCCTCGACGTGCCGGTGACGCGGGGCGACCTCGGCGACGTGCGAACTGTCGGGACCGCGGCGGTCGCCAACAACACGGGCGTGCTCTGTCACCCCCAGTCGACCGAGTCGGAGCTTCAGGCGGTCGAGGAGGCGCTCGACGTGCGCGCCGACCTCGGCACCGTCAACTACGGCGCGCCGCTCGTCGGCTCCGGCCTCGTCGCCACCGACGAGGGGTACGTCGTCGGCGAGGACACCACCGGCCCCGAGCTGGGCCGCATCGAGGAGACCCTCGCCTTCATCGACTGAGCCGACCCGCGCTCCGTTCTCCTCCGTTCCGATCGCACTCCCACATTTAAGAGCCGCAGCCGTGTTGCGGTCGGTATGCCCGCTATCGAGTGCCGCGGCCTCTCCAAGTACTACGGCGACGTCCGGGGGATCGAAGACGTGTCCTTCGCCGTCGAGGACGGCGAGGTGTTCGGTTTCCTCGGCCCGAACGGGGCCGGGAAGACGACCGCGATCCGCACCATGCTGGGGTTCCTCTCGCCGACGAGCGGCGGCGCCACGCTGCTCGGTCACGACGCGACCGACCCGGTCGAGTCGCGCCGCGCCCGCGAGCGCATCGGGTTCCTCCCGGGCGACCCGGGGCTCGACCGCGACCGCACCGCGGCGGCGTTCCTCGACCACCAGGCGGCGCTCCGCGGGGAGTCGAGCCGCGAGGGCCTCGTCGAGCGGTTCGGCCTCGACGAGTCGCGGCGGATCGGGGACCTCTCTCGGGGGAACCGGCAGAAGGTGGCGCTGGTGGCCGCGTTCATGCACGACCCGGACCTGCTGCTGCTCGACGAGCCGACCTCCGGGCTCGACCCGCTCCTCCAGGAGGAGTTCGCCGCCCTCGTCCGCGAGCGCGTCGACGACGGGGCGAGCGTCCTCCTCTCCTCGCACGTCCTCGGCGAGGTGGCCGCGCTCTGCGACCGCGTCGGCGTCCTCCGGCAGGGTCACCTCGTGGCGGTCGAGTCCGTCTCGGACCTCCGCTCACGGGGCGGGAAACAGGTCCGCGTCCGCGTCGCGGAAGACGTCGACCGGAGCGACTTCGAGGTCCGCGGGATCATGAACCTCCGCGTCGGCGAGGCGGTATCGTTCACCTGGACCGGTGAGTACGACGCGCTGATCGACCTGCTCTCGCGGTACACCGTCCGGGACCTCGACGTGGTCGACGCGCCGCTCGAAGAGGCGTTCATGACCTTCTACGACGGCGAAGCGCCGGGACCGACCGGGAGCGGCGGAGCGGGCGAAGCGCCGGGCGACGGCGCGCCGACCGGCGTCGCCGCGGAGTCGGGGGGTGACGCCCGATGAGCGGTCGCCCCGCGCCGTGGCTCGCCATCGCGCGGTACGACGCCGCCGGCCGCGCCCGCGGATCGCTCGTGGTGGCCGGCCTCCTCTCCGCGTTCATGCTTCTCTTCTTGGCCTTCTTCCCGTCGCTGACCACCGCCGGCATCGACCTCGACGCGTACGTCGAGGCGTTCCCGCCGGCGTTCCAGGAGGCGTTCGGGATCATCGCCATCTCCTCCATCGAGGGGTTCCTCGCCGTGGAGTTCTACCAGTTCGCGTGGCTGCTCCTCGTCGGCCTCTACCTGGCGTACCTCGCCGGGGGGACCATCGCCGACGACGTCGCCTCCGGCCGGATGGACCTCACGCTCTCAGCGCCGGTCGCGCGCCGCGACGTGGTGATCGGGCGGTTCCTCGGACTGGTCCCGCTCGTCGCGCTCCTGAACCTCGTGATCCCGGTGGTCGCGTACGTCGGCGTCCTCGCCGTCGGGGAGACGATCGCGGTCGAGCGGCTCGTCGCAGTCCACGCGCTCGCGGTCCCGTACCACCTGACCTGCGTCGCGCTCGGCATTGCGGTGTCGACGCTCGCCTCGCGGCCGGGGATCGCCCAACGGGTCGCGCTCGGCGCGCTGTTCGCGCTGTTCATGTTCGAGTCGGTCGTCGGGAGCACCGATTACGCGGAGGTCGGCGACCTCAGCCCGACCGCCCACTACGACCCCTCCGCGGTC includes the following:
- a CDS encoding ABC transporter ATP-binding protein; the encoded protein is MPAIECRGLSKYYGDVRGIEDVSFAVEDGEVFGFLGPNGAGKTTAIRTMLGFLSPTSGGATLLGHDATDPVESRRARERIGFLPGDPGLDRDRTAAAFLDHQAALRGESSREGLVERFGLDESRRIGDLSRGNRQKVALVAAFMHDPDLLLLDEPTSGLDPLLQEEFAALVRERVDDGASVLLSSHVLGEVAALCDRVGVLRQGHLVAVESVSDLRSRGGKQVRVRVAEDVDRSDFEVRGIMNLRVGEAVSFTWTGEYDALIDLLSRYTVRDLDVVDAPLEEAFMTFYDGEAPGPTGSGGAGEAPGDGAPTGVAAESGGDAR
- a CDS encoding ABC transporter permease, with the translated sequence MSGRPAPWLAIARYDAAGRARGSLVVAGLLSAFMLLFLAFFPSLTTAGIDLDAYVEAFPPAFQEAFGIIAISSIEGFLAVEFYQFAWLLLVGLYLAYLAGGTIADDVASGRMDLTLSAPVARRDVVIGRFLGLVPLVALLNLVIPVVAYVGVLAVGETIAVERLVAVHALAVPYHLTCVALGIAVSTLASRPGIAQRVALGALFALFMFESVVGSTDYAEVGDLSPTAHYDPSAVLVLGEYDLTGAAVLLAATTALVALAAVRFRLADLTG